The following are encoded together in the Bos taurus isolate L1 Dominette 01449 registration number 42190680 breed Hereford chromosome 17, ARS-UCD2.0, whole genome shotgun sequence genome:
- the PHETA1 gene encoding sesquipedalian-1, which translates to MKLNERSLAFYATCNTPADNAGFLYKKGGRHAAYHRRWFVLRGNMLFYFEDAASREPVGVIILEGCAVELVEAAEEFAFAVRFAGSRARTYVLVAESQAAMEGWVKALSRASFDYLRVVVRELEQQLAAVRAGGGPPPAHRPRALPSLPSKENGCAVWNAETPAASASVRANPSSRPGPEPPPLPPRRRASAPNGPLDSASFAQLHEWYGQEVRALRSQWLSSQAQPSEAGGPGREGNRHQGQP; encoded by the coding sequence ATGAAGCTGAACGAGCGCAGCCTGGCCTTCTACGCCACCTGCAACACCCCAGCCGACAACGCGGGCTTCCTGTACAAGAAGGGCGGCCGGCACGCGGCCTACCACCGCCGCTGGTTCGTGCTGCGCGGCAACATGCTCTTCTACTTCGAGGACGCGGCCAGCCGCGAGCCCGTGGGCGTCATCATCCTGGAGGGCTGCGCGGTGGAGCTGGTGGAGGCCGCCGAGGAGTTCGCCTTCGCCGTGCGCTTCGCCGGGTCGCGGGCCCGCACCTACGTGCTGGTGGCCGAGAGCCAGGCCGCCATGGAGGGCTGGGTGAAGGCACTGTCGCGGGCCAGCTTCGACTACCTGCGGGTGGTGGTGCGTGAGCTGGAGCAGCAGCTGGCGGCCGTGCGCGCGGGCGGCGGCCCACCCCCGGCCCACCGGCCCCGCGCGCTCCCATCGCTCCCGTCCAAGGAGAATGGCTGTGCCGTCTGGAACGCCGAGACCCCCGCCGCCTCCGCCTCTGTCAGGGCCAACCCCAGCTCCCGGCCCGGCCCCGAGCCCCCGCCGCTGCCGCCTCGCCGGCGGGCCTCAGCGCCCAACGGGCCTCTCGATTCCGCCTCCTTCGCCCAGCTGCACGAGTGGTACGGCCAGGAGGTCAGGGCGCTGAGGAGCCAGTGGCTCAGCAGCCAGGCCCAGCCCTCAGAAGCTGGGGGACCCGGTCGTGAGGGAAATCGCCATCAGGGTCAGCCCTGA